Proteins encoded within one genomic window of Prochlorococcus marinus str. MIT 9515:
- a CDS encoding ABC transporter transmembrane domain-containing protein: MRLIPPITPYINRFLKGFVCMIVYVVCWPILAFVAGKLIPAIGAGDLKSVSNIILSTLVIFLIQKIAQFGQDVYIAEPSLEISEVMRQKLFSNIQKIKMNFINNISAGDITYRLTEDADRVSEVIYKSFQDTLPCVLQLLAVTIYMFYLDWSLSLSTLIIAPIIVISVNSFGKRVLIAAEKSQESTSDLAGLIGESINGISTIRAFAAENWIKGRFNKRLRNNKKAKYKTLKLLAFQHPIVGFIEAFGILAILGIGALRINQGLLTSEEFSSFFAAILMLIDPISHISTNFNEYKQAEASLKRLRKINLEPLEQDDKFLKNISKIEGKIEFKKVCFEYKKNNQVLKDITLEISKGQVIAFVGSSGAGKSTMMNLILKFITPSKGKILIDDKEIKSISSIDLRTHIALVQQQPFLFSGRIMEVIKMGRDFSEEDVIKSAKIANAHKFIQKLPSKYETKISERSTNLSGGQIQRIAIARAILGNPSILLLDEATSALDAESEAEVQKGLNQAMNNRTVIIIAHRLSTTQGADKIVVFDKGKIIDSGKHIDLLNKDGIYKELCEKQLIKIS; encoded by the coding sequence TTGCGATTAATTCCACCAATCACTCCCTATATTAATAGATTTCTTAAAGGGTTTGTATGCATGATTGTTTATGTAGTATGTTGGCCAATATTAGCTTTTGTAGCAGGAAAATTAATACCCGCAATAGGCGCAGGGGATCTTAAAAGTGTTTCGAATATAATACTCAGTACTCTTGTTATTTTCTTGATTCAAAAAATAGCCCAATTTGGTCAAGATGTATATATTGCTGAGCCTTCACTGGAAATAAGTGAAGTAATGAGACAAAAATTATTTAGTAATATTCAAAAAATTAAAATGAACTTTATTAATAATATCTCTGCTGGTGATATTACATACAGGCTTACAGAAGATGCTGACAGAGTCAGTGAAGTGATTTATAAATCTTTTCAAGATACATTGCCATGTGTTCTGCAATTACTAGCCGTAACTATTTATATGTTTTATTTAGATTGGTCATTATCATTATCTACTTTAATTATTGCACCGATAATTGTTATTTCTGTAAATAGCTTTGGGAAAAGAGTTTTAATAGCTGCCGAGAAAAGTCAAGAATCAACAAGCGATTTAGCCGGTTTAATAGGAGAGTCTATAAATGGGATTTCAACGATAAGAGCATTTGCAGCAGAAAATTGGATTAAGGGAAGATTTAATAAAAGATTGAGAAATAATAAAAAAGCAAAATATAAAACACTTAAGTTACTAGCGTTCCAACATCCAATTGTAGGTTTTATTGAAGCTTTTGGAATATTGGCAATTTTAGGTATAGGAGCATTAAGAATTAACCAAGGTCTATTAACTAGCGAAGAATTCAGCAGTTTTTTTGCAGCAATTCTAATGCTTATAGACCCAATCAGCCATATTAGCACTAACTTTAATGAATACAAGCAAGCGGAGGCTTCTTTAAAAAGATTAAGAAAGATAAATTTGGAACCGCTAGAACAGGATGATAAATTTTTAAAAAATATATCAAAAATAGAAGGAAAAATTGAATTCAAAAAAGTTTGTTTTGAATATAAAAAGAACAATCAAGTTTTAAAAGATATAACTTTGGAAATCTCAAAAGGACAGGTAATTGCATTCGTTGGATCTTCAGGAGCTGGTAAAAGTACAATGATGAATTTAATCCTAAAATTCATCACTCCTAGTAAAGGCAAGATTTTAATAGATGATAAAGAAATAAAATCTATAAGCTCTATTGATTTAAGGACTCATATAGCTTTAGTTCAACAACAACCTTTTTTATTCTCCGGACGAATTATGGAAGTAATAAAAATGGGGAGAGATTTCAGTGAAGAAGATGTAATCAAGTCAGCCAAGATTGCAAATGCACATAAATTTATTCAAAAACTTCCAAGTAAATATGAAACTAAAATAAGCGAAAGAAGTACAAACTTGTCAGGAGGCCAGATTCAAAGAATTGCGATTGCTAGGGCAATATTAGGAAATCCATCTATACTTTTATTGGATGAGGCTACTAGTGCCCTAGATGCAGAATCAGAAGCAGAAGTTCAAAAAGGGTTAAATCAAGCTATGAATAATAGAACTGTGATTATTATTGCTCACAGATTATCTACGACTCAGGGAGCAGATAAAATAGTGGTTTTTGATAAAGGTAAAATTATCGATAGTGGGAAACATATTGATCTTTTAAATAAGGATGGCATTTATAAAGAATTATGTGAAAAACAGTTGATTAAGATATCCTGA
- a CDS encoding RNA-binding S4 domain-containing protein, whose amino-acid sequence MKLDQFLKWHNFVSSGGEAKIFIKSGQVKVNGEIETKRGRKLVKGDKVMFLKNELIFE is encoded by the coding sequence ATGAAATTAGATCAATTTTTAAAATGGCATAACTTTGTTTCTTCTGGGGGCGAAGCAAAAATCTTTATAAAATCTGGTCAGGTTAAAGTTAATGGAGAAATAGAAACAAAACGAGGAAGAAAATTAGTCAAAGGAGATAAAGTTATGTTTCTAAAAAATGAATTAATTTTTGAATAA
- the tpiA gene encoding triose-phosphate isomerase, which translates to MRKSVIAGNWKMHMTCAETKNYLEEFIPLIKDLPNDRKIVIAPPFTAISTFSSYSNFDYLDIASQNIHWEDQGAFTAEISPKMLIEHNVKYAIVGHSEPRKYFSESDEQINKRAVFAQSSGLTPIVCVGETLEQRERGEANRVITRQVEQGLENTDPSNLIIAYEPIWAIGTGKTCEASDANKICALIRELIGFDDVIIQYGGSVKPNNIDEIMSMSDINGVLVGGSSLDPISFSRIANYE; encoded by the coding sequence TTGAGAAAATCTGTAATCGCCGGTAATTGGAAGATGCACATGACTTGTGCTGAAACAAAAAATTATTTGGAGGAATTTATTCCTCTTATAAAAGACCTTCCTAATGATAGGAAGATTGTTATTGCCCCTCCATTTACAGCAATTTCAACTTTTTCGAGTTACTCTAACTTTGATTATTTAGATATTGCAAGCCAAAACATTCACTGGGAAGATCAAGGTGCTTTCACAGCAGAAATTTCTCCAAAAATGCTTATTGAACACAATGTTAAATATGCAATTGTTGGACATAGTGAACCTAGGAAATATTTCAGTGAAAGTGATGAACAAATTAATAAGAGAGCAGTATTTGCTCAATCAAGTGGTCTCACTCCAATAGTCTGTGTTGGTGAAACTCTTGAACAAAGAGAAAGAGGAGAAGCTAATAGAGTCATCACAAGACAAGTTGAACAAGGATTGGAGAATACTGATCCATCTAATCTCATAATTGCTTATGAACCTATATGGGCGATTGGTACCGGTAAAACTTGTGAAGCAAGTGATGCCAATAAAATATGTGCTTTGATAAGGGAGTTAATAGGTTTTGATGATGTAATTATTCAATATGGAGGTTCTGTTAAGCCTAATAATATTGACGAGATTATGTCGATGAGCGATATTAATGGAGTATTGGTAGGGGGCTCTTCTCTAGATCCAATTAGTTTTTCAAGAATTGCAAATTACGAATAA
- the folP gene encoding dihydropteroate synthase — protein MQITNNNYPWPDYWGRKTSIMGIINLTPDSFSDGGEFCSTEKVLEQVNNFVSNGVDVIDLGAQSTRPGALEIGAKKESKILIPYLKKIRSQFPSILISIDTFNSEVAHDALLNGADWINDVTGGRRDEEILDVVSEFNCPFVITHSRGNSQNMNNLTNYDDLIRNIIDSLENLSNIATSKNVPKDKIIWDPGMGFSKDTNQNLEILRNIDAFKNYGFPLLIGASRKRFIGDILEEDNPKERDIGTLAISCFCSQKNLHLVRVHNVKINYQVLKVSDQIFR, from the coding sequence TTGCAAATTACGAATAATAATTATCCTTGGCCTGATTATTGGGGACGAAAAACTTCAATAATGGGGATTATAAATTTAACTCCCGATTCATTTAGTGATGGAGGTGAATTTTGCTCAACTGAAAAAGTTTTAGAACAAGTAAATAATTTTGTATCTAATGGAGTAGATGTTATAGATCTTGGTGCTCAAAGTACCAGACCTGGTGCTTTAGAAATTGGAGCAAAAAAAGAATCAAAAATTTTAATACCTTATTTAAAAAAAATTAGAAGCCAATTTCCCAGTATTCTCATATCTATTGATACATTTAATTCTGAAGTTGCTCATGACGCTCTCCTAAATGGAGCTGACTGGATTAACGATGTCACTGGAGGTAGGAGAGATGAGGAGATATTAGATGTTGTTTCAGAATTTAATTGCCCTTTTGTAATTACTCATAGTAGAGGAAATAGCCAAAACATGAATAATTTGACAAATTATGATGATTTAATAAGGAATATAATAGATTCTCTTGAAAATTTGAGCAATATAGCAACAAGTAAAAATGTTCCTAAAGATAAAATAATTTGGGATCCTGGTATGGGATTTTCAAAAGATACTAATCAAAACTTAGAAATTTTAAGAAATATTGATGCCTTCAAAAATTATGGGTTCCCTCTTTTGATTGGTGCTTCTAGAAAAAGATTTATTGGAGATATACTTGAGGAAGATAATCCAAAGGAAAGAGACATAGGAACTCTTGCTATTAGTTGTTTTTGTTCTCAAAAAAACTTACATCTTGTAAGGGTTCATAATGTAAAAATAAATTATCAAGTTTTAAAAGTCTCAGATCAAATTTTTAGGTAA
- a CDS encoding magnesium chelatase subunit H gives MFTQVRSASRRVSPVEDNKHKVVIKAVYVVLEPQYQNSLTEAAKSINDMNGPVGIDLSGYLIEELRNEKNYEDFKIDIADADIFVASLIFIEDLAQKVVDAVSPYKEKLKASIIFPSMPEVMRLNKLGSFSMAQLGQSKSIIGDLIKKKKESDGASFQDSMLKLLNTLPSILKYLPVEKAQDARTFILSFQYWLGGTKENLKNFLLMISEKYVVTENLKDQLEEFKIQDPETFPDLGIWHPLAPNMFETLGEYQNWEDNRNDIKPKDNNTPTIGLVLQRSHIVTGDDAHYVAVIQELEYRGARVVPIFCGGLDFSKPVDEFYYSTDKKSAIVDGVVSLTGFALVGGPARQDHPKAIDALKKLNRPYMVALPLVFQTTQEWEESDLGLHPVQVALQIAIPELDGAIEPIILSGRDDATGKAHTLQDRVDVIAERAIKWSTLRVKKREEKKLAITVFSFPPDKGNVGTAAYLNVFGSIYRVLLEMKDKGYQIDDLPKNSKELMEKVINNPEAMDGSPELNIAHKMTVKEYEEFTPYSNRLEENWGKPPGNLNSDGQNLLIYGKHFGNVFIGVQPTFGYEGDPMRLLYSRSASPHHGFAAYYTYVEKIWGADAVLHFGTHGSLEFMPGKQMGMSETCYPDSLIGSLPNLYYYAANNPSEATIAKRRGYASTISYLTPPAENAGLYKGLKELSELVGSYQQLRESSRGIQIVNAIVETSKQCNLDKDVDLPMGEVDEITIEERDLFVGNIYKQLMEIESRLLPCGLHTIGEAPTAEEAVATLVNIASLEREQEGLRSLPGLLAESINLKIEEVYDGNNKGELKFVELNEKIIKTARESIFAMVNSLKIVDGRVYLEKSLFSKLLDFLKIFGLNFPTPWLRICRLNGFNDVNQKELNKLFDYLLFCLEQVCADKEMDSLIKALDGNYVLPGPGGDPIRNPSVLPSGKNIHALDPQSIPTTAAVAAAKSVVDKLIDRQKEEQGTWPETIACVLWGTDNIKTYGESLAQILWFIGVKPKPDSVGRINKLELISLEELGRPRIDVVVNCSGVFRDLFINQMALIDQAVKLAAEAEEPLESNFVRKHSLEQAEKEGTSIREASARVFSNASGSYSSNVNLAVENSTWEEENELQEMYLSRKTYAFNADNPGEMNQKRDVFESVMKTADVTFQNLDSSEISLTDVSHYFDSDPTKLIKTLREDGKEPSSYIADTTTSNAQVRTLGETIRLDSRTKLLNPKWYEGMLKSGYEGVRELSNRLNYTLGWSATSGQVDNFVYEETNETFINDEEMRKRLMDLNPNSFRRIVGTLLEVNGRGYWETSDENIEQLKELYQEVEDKIEGVKE, from the coding sequence ATGTTTACGCAGGTCCGCTCAGCAAGTCGCAGAGTATCTCCTGTTGAGGATAACAAACATAAAGTTGTTATTAAAGCAGTTTATGTTGTCCTTGAGCCACAATACCAAAACTCCTTAACCGAAGCTGCAAAATCAATAAACGATATGAACGGCCCTGTAGGGATAGATCTTAGTGGTTATTTAATTGAAGAGTTAAGAAACGAAAAAAATTACGAAGATTTTAAAATAGACATAGCTGATGCTGACATATTTGTTGCTTCATTAATCTTCATTGAAGACTTAGCACAAAAAGTTGTCGATGCTGTCTCTCCATACAAAGAAAAACTTAAAGCTTCTATTATCTTTCCCTCAATGCCTGAGGTGATGAGATTAAATAAATTGGGTTCATTTAGTATGGCTCAACTTGGTCAATCTAAAAGTATCATCGGAGATCTTATTAAAAAGAAGAAAGAATCTGATGGTGCAAGTTTCCAAGATTCTATGTTGAAATTGCTGAATACTTTACCTTCAATTCTGAAATATTTACCCGTTGAGAAAGCGCAAGATGCAAGAACATTTATTTTAAGTTTTCAATATTGGCTCGGGGGAACTAAAGAGAATCTGAAAAATTTTTTACTTATGATTTCAGAAAAATATGTAGTTACTGAAAATTTAAAAGATCAATTAGAAGAGTTTAAAATCCAAGATCCTGAAACATTTCCTGATTTAGGAATATGGCATCCATTAGCGCCAAATATGTTTGAAACTCTTGGTGAATATCAAAATTGGGAAGATAATAGAAATGATATAAAACCAAAGGATAACAATACTCCAACTATAGGATTAGTTCTTCAAAGAAGTCACATCGTCACTGGAGATGATGCTCATTATGTAGCTGTTATTCAAGAACTAGAATATCGAGGGGCTAGAGTAGTTCCTATTTTTTGCGGTGGATTAGATTTCTCTAAACCTGTAGATGAATTTTATTATTCAACTGATAAGAAAAGTGCAATAGTAGATGGGGTCGTATCATTAACAGGATTTGCACTAGTTGGTGGTCCTGCTAGACAAGATCATCCGAAGGCTATAGATGCTCTTAAAAAGCTAAATAGACCTTATATGGTCGCATTACCCTTAGTATTTCAGACAACTCAAGAATGGGAGGAGAGTGATTTAGGGCTGCATCCTGTTCAAGTTGCCCTACAAATTGCGATTCCAGAGTTAGACGGAGCTATTGAACCAATAATTCTTTCAGGACGTGATGACGCTACAGGAAAGGCTCATACTCTCCAAGATAGAGTGGATGTAATTGCAGAAAGAGCAATAAAGTGGTCCACTCTAAGAGTTAAAAAGAGAGAAGAAAAGAAGTTAGCGATAACTGTATTTAGTTTTCCTCCTGACAAAGGAAATGTTGGTACAGCGGCTTATTTGAATGTATTTGGATCTATTTATAGAGTTCTTTTAGAAATGAAAGATAAAGGATATCAAATTGATGATCTTCCTAAAAACTCAAAAGAATTAATGGAAAAGGTTATTAATAATCCAGAGGCAATGGATGGTTCTCCTGAACTAAATATTGCACATAAAATGACTGTAAAAGAATACGAAGAATTTACACCCTACTCAAATAGATTAGAAGAGAACTGGGGGAAACCTCCGGGCAACTTAAACAGCGATGGTCAAAATTTACTTATCTACGGAAAACATTTTGGAAATGTTTTTATAGGAGTACAACCAACATTTGGCTATGAAGGTGATCCAATGAGATTACTTTACTCAAGAAGTGCCAGCCCTCATCATGGCTTTGCGGCTTATTACACCTATGTTGAAAAAATATGGGGAGCAGATGCAGTTCTTCATTTTGGAACACACGGTTCACTTGAGTTTATGCCTGGCAAACAAATGGGTATGAGTGAAACTTGCTACCCCGACTCTTTAATAGGATCCCTTCCAAACTTATATTATTACGCAGCGAATAATCCATCAGAAGCAACAATCGCCAAAAGAAGAGGATATGCATCAACTATAAGTTATCTTACTCCTCCTGCCGAAAATGCAGGTCTATATAAAGGTCTTAAAGAATTAAGCGAGCTTGTAGGCTCTTATCAACAATTAAGAGAAAGCAGTAGAGGTATTCAAATAGTAAATGCAATTGTAGAAACTTCAAAGCAATGTAATCTTGATAAAGATGTAGATCTTCCAATGGGAGAGGTAGACGAAATAACTATTGAAGAAAGAGACCTATTCGTAGGAAATATATATAAACAATTAATGGAAATAGAAAGTAGATTATTACCTTGTGGACTACATACAATTGGAGAGGCTCCAACAGCTGAGGAGGCTGTTGCTACCTTAGTAAACATAGCTTCATTAGAGAGAGAACAAGAGGGTCTAAGGTCTCTTCCTGGTTTATTGGCGGAATCAATAAATCTAAAAATAGAAGAAGTTTATGACGGCAATAATAAAGGAGAACTTAAGTTTGTTGAACTTAATGAAAAAATTATTAAAACTGCCAGAGAATCAATATTTGCAATGGTCAACTCTTTAAAAATAGTTGATGGAAGGGTTTATTTGGAGAAATCTCTATTTTCCAAATTATTAGACTTCTTGAAAATCTTTGGATTAAATTTTCCGACTCCTTGGCTGAGGATCTGTAGATTGAATGGATTTAATGACGTAAATCAAAAAGAATTAAACAAATTATTTGACTATTTATTATTCTGCTTGGAGCAGGTTTGTGCTGATAAGGAAATGGATAGCCTCATCAAAGCATTAGATGGAAATTATGTATTACCTGGACCCGGAGGAGATCCTATTAGGAACCCAAGTGTATTACCAAGTGGAAAAAATATCCATGCACTTGATCCACAATCAATTCCTACCACAGCTGCTGTAGCGGCAGCTAAATCTGTTGTAGATAAACTTATTGATAGACAAAAAGAAGAGCAAGGAACTTGGCCGGAGACAATCGCTTGTGTTTTATGGGGAACGGATAATATCAAAACTTATGGTGAATCTCTTGCACAAATTTTATGGTTTATTGGAGTTAAACCAAAACCTGATTCTGTTGGAAGAATAAATAAATTAGAACTTATTTCTTTAGAGGAGCTTGGGAGACCAAGAATAGATGTTGTTGTGAATTGTTCAGGCGTCTTTAGAGACCTGTTTATTAACCAAATGGCACTTATTGATCAGGCTGTAAAATTAGCTGCAGAAGCGGAAGAACCATTAGAATCTAATTTTGTAAGAAAACATTCCTTAGAACAAGCAGAAAAAGAGGGGACATCTATAAGGGAAGCTTCAGCAAGAGTATTTTCTAATGCAAGTGGCAGTTATAGTTCAAATGTCAATTTAGCTGTTGAAAATTCGACCTGGGAAGAAGAAAATGAATTGCAAGAAATGTATTTATCAAGAAAAACATATGCTTTTAATGCTGATAATCCAGGAGAAATGAACCAAAAAAGGGATGTGTTTGAGTCTGTCATGAAAACGGCTGATGTAACATTTCAAAACCTCGACTCTTCTGAAATATCTCTAACTGATGTAAGTCACTATTTTGATTCTGACCCAACTAAATTAATAAAAACATTAAGAGAGGATGGAAAAGAACCTAGTAGCTACATTGCTGATACAACTACTTCTAATGCTCAAGTTAGGACACTAGGCGAGACTATTAGACTTGATTCAAGAACAAAACTTTTAAATCCAAAATGGTATGAGGGGATGCTTAAATCAGGATATGAAGGGGTTAGAGAACTTTCTAATAGACTAAACTACACACTTGGATGGAGTGCAACAAGCGGCCAGGTAGATAACTTCGTTTACGAAGAAACTAATGAAACATTCATCAATGATGAAGAAATGAGGAAGAGGCTTATGGATTTAAATCCTAATAGTTTCAGAAGAATTGTAGGTACATTATTAGAAGTTAATGGGCGAGGTTATTGGGAAACATCAGATGAAAATATTGAACAATTAAAAGAACTTTATCAAGAGGTAGAAGATAAAATTGAAGGAGTTAAAGAATAA
- the dapB gene encoding 4-hydroxy-tetrahydrodipicolinate reductase codes for MTEISKKTIPVLVSGALGKMGREVVNSVLNASDCELVAAIDINKKNNGENISQLLNLKSSEIFVSNDLEGTLCSISQNYRNQEINPVLVDFTHPDSVFENTRSAIAYGISPIIGTTGLSPSQINDLSIFAQKAEVGCAIIPNFSVGMVLLQQAASVAAKFYDNIELIEMHHNQKADSPSGTCIKTAEMIEEYPKQYNEGLVKETESLKGVRGGVRDSGLNIHSIRLPGLLAHQVVMMGSPGETYTIRHDTIDRKAYMPGVLQAIRKIGKFNSLIYGLEKLIF; via the coding sequence ATGACCGAAATTTCAAAAAAAACCATTCCTGTACTTGTTTCTGGAGCATTAGGAAAAATGGGGAGGGAAGTTGTAAATTCCGTTTTAAATGCCTCAGATTGTGAACTTGTTGCAGCAATTGATATAAATAAAAAAAATAATGGAGAAAATATCTCGCAATTATTAAATTTAAAAAGCAGCGAAATTTTTGTTTCAAATGATCTAGAGGGAACTTTATGTTCAATCAGTCAAAACTATAGAAATCAAGAAATAAATCCTGTTTTAGTAGACTTTACACATCCAGATTCTGTCTTTGAAAATACTAGATCTGCAATAGCCTACGGAATATCACCAATTATTGGAACTACTGGTCTTTCTCCTTCTCAAATAAATGATTTATCTATTTTTGCGCAAAAAGCCGAAGTTGGTTGTGCAATTATTCCTAATTTTTCAGTAGGTATGGTACTTCTTCAACAAGCTGCTTCTGTTGCGGCAAAGTTTTACGATAATATTGAATTAATAGAAATGCATCATAATCAGAAGGCAGATTCTCCAAGTGGAACCTGTATTAAGACCGCTGAAATGATTGAGGAATATCCAAAGCAATACAATGAAGGATTAGTTAAAGAAACTGAATCTTTAAAAGGTGTTAGAGGTGGAGTAAGAGATTCTGGTCTAAATATTCACTCAATAAGATTGCCAGGGCTATTAGCTCATCAAGTTGTAATGATGGGGTCCCCTGGCGAGACATATACGATAAGACACGACACCATTGATAGAAAAGCTTATATGCCAGGTGTATTACAAGCAATAAGAAAAATTGGTAAATTTAACTCTCTAATTTATGGACTTGAAAAATTAATTTTTTAA
- a CDS encoding FAD-dependent monooxygenase: MNNYLNFKIVGSGPTGLLLAISLSKLNFNIYLTDTLTREKLINKDKTYAITHSTRKILSKFNLWDKLSSYLYKFDSLSISDSVISKFTILTTPDLDKDISSLDTIGWVIKHSELMNVFFDEIDKVDNISFKSSLDLSYEKINFDYKFISTGANSNYKKNHNFLSFKKSYNQSCLTFEVLVRGNVQKRAYEIFRKEGPLALLPLDYNRYQIIWTSSTSKSVDRLNSNKSFLLDNLSTILPECFKLDQINSEINLFPVSLSLSLPIFNFNKEVLVGDSFHTFHPVGGQGLNTCWRDVNVIYDMFNKHLSTTNNALNIFKYKYYFKRSLDIFSIIIITDTLIKLFANNNIILLPFRKISFLLLNKSHLIRKFVLNKMTKSLIFSSIK, translated from the coding sequence ATGAATAATTATTTAAATTTTAAAATTGTAGGTTCAGGCCCTACAGGTTTGCTTTTGGCAATAAGTTTATCAAAATTAAATTTTAATATATACCTTACAGATACTCTAACTAGAGAGAAACTCATAAACAAAGATAAAACATATGCTATTACTCATTCCACAAGAAAAATACTTTCAAAATTTAATCTTTGGGATAAATTAAGTTCTTATCTTTATAAATTTGATTCTCTTTCAATCTCAGACAGTGTTATCTCAAAGTTCACTATATTGACTACTCCTGATTTAGATAAAGATATAAGTTCTTTAGATACTATTGGATGGGTAATTAAACATTCCGAGCTTATGAATGTTTTTTTCGATGAGATTGATAAAGTAGACAATATATCTTTTAAATCTTCCTTAGATTTATCTTATGAAAAGATTAATTTTGATTATAAATTTATTTCAACTGGAGCAAATTCAAATTATAAAAAAAATCATAACTTTTTATCTTTTAAAAAATCATATAATCAGTCTTGCTTAACGTTTGAGGTTTTAGTTAGAGGTAATGTTCAAAAACGTGCATATGAAATTTTTAGGAAGGAAGGCCCCTTAGCATTGTTACCTTTGGATTATAATAGATACCAAATAATATGGACATCTAGCACTTCTAAATCAGTTGATAGATTAAACTCTAATAAAAGCTTTTTGTTAGATAATCTATCTACAATATTACCTGAATGTTTTAAGCTAGATCAAATTAATAGCGAAATTAATCTCTTCCCTGTTTCACTATCTTTATCCCTTCCAATTTTTAATTTCAATAAAGAAGTACTTGTAGGAGATTCATTTCATACCTTTCACCCTGTAGGTGGTCAAGGACTAAATACTTGCTGGAGGGATGTTAATGTGATTTATGACATGTTTAATAAACATTTATCTACAACTAATAATGCTTTAAATATATTTAAATATAAATATTATTTTAAAAGATCTTTAGATATATTTTCAATTATTATTATTACAGATACTTTAATTAAACTTTTTGCTAACAATAATATTATATTATTACCTTTTAGAAAAATCTCATTTTTACTTTTAAATAAGTCTCATTTAATAAGAAAGTTTGTCTTAAATAAGATGACTAAGTCTTTAATCTTTTCATCTATTAAATAA
- a CDS encoding DUF2949 domain-containing protein, with translation MINNSNSKIISFLMDEIGLEEPSIELGIKLSIKNNIPLPILLWSYGMLTIEELDDLYTFLFKRI, from the coding sequence ATGATTAATAATTCAAATAGTAAAATAATATCTTTTCTTATGGATGAAATTGGTTTAGAAGAGCCTTCAATTGAGCTAGGAATAAAGTTGTCAATAAAGAATAATATCCCACTACCAATTCTCCTTTGGAGTTATGGAATGTTGACAATTGAAGAGCTGGATGATTTATATACATTTTTGTTTAAAAGAATATAA
- a CDS encoding DUF3038 domain-containing protein — protein MQRLDLLLLALETIDLNGAESLYSLSGKLKLNEVLPNKVTIWKLRNNNPMRNSFNNNNIKFEEFEALIKLTAEMGKFLYPYIRQILQSRDDFNRNPKEWNEFKSRYIELISERFNTNSMRVKRLLDPNYNDEVFIKIILTLAFCISDDGFLKLKTTLLNY, from the coding sequence ATTCAAAGACTTGATTTGCTTTTATTAGCATTAGAAACTATTGATCTAAATGGTGCTGAGTCTCTATATTCTTTATCGGGTAAACTTAAATTAAATGAGGTTTTACCTAATAAAGTTACTATTTGGAAATTAAGGAATAATAATCCAATGAGAAATTCATTTAATAATAATAATATTAAATTTGAGGAATTTGAAGCATTGATTAAACTAACAGCTGAAATGGGAAAGTTTTTATATCCTTATATAAGGCAAATACTTCAATCCAGAGATGATTTCAATAGGAACCCCAAAGAATGGAATGAATTTAAGAGTAGATATATTGAATTAATTAGTGAGAGATTTAATACTAATAGTATGAGAGTTAAACGCCTGCTTGATCCAAATTATAATGACGAAGTTTTCATAAAAATCATACTTACATTAGCGTTTTGCATTTCAGATGATGGTTTTTTAAAATTGAAAACAACTCTCCTTAATTATTGA